In one window of Tripterygium wilfordii isolate XIE 37 chromosome 1, ASM1340144v1, whole genome shotgun sequence DNA:
- the LOC120002696 gene encoding uncharacterized protein LOC120002696, whose protein sequence is MSTSGSGNATASIRRKNASGSRNDIGWEYGIEVGHDAKKVQCKFCAKISSGGIYRFKHHLACTNDNVGACRSVPDDVRKRMLEILSQGMEAKERKSLLRQHEIGSSVSETLPESQTRMTSAMYKGKGKKNSTQVTMNELFKKDLRKSACRSIGRWLYTCGIPFNTVRSPEFTKMFEEVARHGPGFKAPSYHEVRETMLNEEVKETRDYIEIHKAEWRRVGCSIMSDGWTDKKRRTICNFLVNSPRGTVFLESLDTSDFSKTAQKIFELLDRVVEEVGEENVVQVITDNDASYKAAGSLLMEKRKHLFWTPCAAHCIDLMLEDFEKKLKVHRVTIKQGRKITTYIYSRTLLISMLKQFTEGRDLIRPAVTRFATAYLTLGCLSEHKGALMTMFSSSKWKESKFVRTEEGKGVENIVLDSRFWRDVGICLKAALPLMKVLRLVDSDEQAAMPFLYEEMDCAKEKIQANFNNVARNYTPIWKIIDERWTKQLHRPLHAAAHYLNPRIHYRPSFNPNDKEVKNGLFDSLDTLVKERNERNTIISQLDIFHHGQCMFSRIDARDLLEKKHPADWWNTYGDDVPELQRFAIRVLSLTCSSSGCERNWSAFEMVHTKKRNRLHQKKMNDLVFVMYNSKLKNKKFRSMELPTFEDIGSDNEWITEGGVDVPSPNEDVNAQIVEPVGNDGIHDMTIELDSNPIEDEDIEENVNMEEGEGDEYNGSDGGGSGEDDDLDDLC, encoded by the exons atgTCAACTTCTGGTTCTGGAAATGCAACTGCAAGTATTAGGAGAAAAAATGCTTCAGGGAGTAGAAATGATATAGGATGGGAATATGGTATTGAGGTTGGTCATGATGCAAAGAAGGTGCAATGTAAATTTTGTGCCAAAATTAGCAGCGGAGGTATATATCGTTTTAAGCATCACCTTGCTTGTACAAACGATAATGTAGGAGCTTGTCGAAGTGTACCCGATGATGTGAGGAAGAGAATGTTGGAGATTTTGTCTCAAGGTATGGAAGCTAAGGAAAGGAAGAGTTTGTTGCGTCAACATGAAATTGGGAGCTCAGTTAGTGAAACACTACCTGAGTCTCAAACTAGGATGACATCAgctatgtataagggtaaagggaaaaaaaattctactcAAGTGACCATGAATGAGCTATTCAAGAAAGATTTGAGAAAAAGTGCATGTAGAAGTATTGGGAGGTGGCTTTACACTTGTGGTATTCCTTTCAACACAGTCAGAAGTCCAGAGTTCACAAAAATGTTTGAAGAGGTAGCTAGACATGGTCCTGGTTTTAAAGCTCCCTCTTACCATGAAGTTAGGGAGACTATGCTCAATGAGGAAGTGAAGGAGACGAGGGATTACATTGAGATACATAAGGCTGAATGGAGAAGAGTAGGGTGTAGCATTATGTCTGATGGCTGGACAGataaaaagaggagaacaaTATGCAATTTCTTGGTGAATAGTCCTAGAGGGACTGTCTTTTTGGAGTCCTTGGACACGTCAGATTTTTCAAAAACAGCACAAAAAATTTTTGAGTTGTTGGATAGGGTTGTTGAGGAAGTTGGGGAAGAAAATGTTGTGCAAGTGATTACTGATAATGATGCATCTTATAAGGCGGCAGGTTCATTGTTGATGGAGAAGAGGAAACATTTATTTTGGACACCATGTGCAGCACATTGCATAGACTTGATGTTGGAGGATtttgagaagaaattgaaggtcCATCGTGTGACTATCAAACAAGGTAGGAAGATAACCACATACATATATTCCAGAACATTGCTCATTTCCATGTTGAAACAGTTTACCGAGGGGAGAGATTTGATTAGACCTGCTGTTACTAGGTTTGCTACGGCATATTTGACTTTAGGATGCCTTAGTGAACACAAGGGTGCATTAATGACTATGTTTTCATCTTCAAAGTGGAAGGAAAGCAAGTTTGTACGCACTGAAGAAGGGAAAGGGGTTGAAAACATTGTACTTGATAGTAGATTTTGGAGAGATGTTGGCATATGTCTTAAGGCTGCATTACCATTGATGAAAGTGCTTCGCTTGGTGGATTCGGATGAGCAAGCCGCTATGCCTTTCTTATATGAAGAGATGGATTGTGCAAAGGAGAAAATTCAAGCTAATTTCAATAATGTGGCAAGAAA TTATACGCCTATTTGGAAGATTATTGATGAGAGGTGGACTAAGCAACTTCATAGGCCATTACATGCTGCAGCCCACTATCTAAACCCCCGAATTCATTATCGTCCAAGCTTCAATCCTAATGATAAGGAGGTTAAAAATGGGTTGTTTGATAGCTTGGATACGTTGGTGAAGGAACGAAATGAAAGAAATACAATAATCTCACAGCTTGATATATTCCATCATGGTCAATGTATGTTTTCTAGGATTGATGCTAGGGATTTATTAGAGAAAAAGCATCCTGCTGATTGGTGGAACACTTATGGAGATGATGTTCCCGAACTTCAAAGATTTGCTATTCGAGTGCTTAGTTTAACTTGTAGCTCTTCTGGATGCGAGCGTAACTGGAGTGCATTTGAGATG GTTCATACCAAGAAAAGGAATCGTCTTCaccaaaagaagatgaatgacTTGGTGTTTGTGATGTACAATTCCAAattgaagaataagaaatttaGAAGTATGGAGTTGCCAACCTTTGAAGATATTGGTTCAGATAATGAATGGATCACGGAGGGAGGTGTGGATGTTCCTTCTCCTAATGAGGATGTCAATGCTCAAATTGTTGAACCGGTTGGAAATGATGGGATTCATGATATGACaattgaacttgatagcaacccaattgaggatgaagatatagaagaaaatgtgaatatggaggagggagagggagatgaaTATAATGGGAGTGATGGTGGTGGGAGTGGTGAAGATGATGATCTTGATGATTTGTGTTAA
- the LOC120003529 gene encoding KH domain-containing protein At4g18375-like, with amino-acid sequence MGGSGKRYHNRRDYDGDNKNQKRRFNDRDERGNDELVVYRILCPDNVIGSVIGKSGKVINSIRQETRAKIKVMDPFPGAKNRVITIYCYVKEKEDVEVDDEFNAKEPLCSAQDALLRVHAAISNAVYTAEEADKEECQILVPSSQSANIIGKAGATIKKLRSKTRTSIKVIAKDTNDPTHACAMDFDNFLHMSGDSEAVKKALFAVSTIMYKFSPREEISLETTIPDTPPSIIIPSDVSIYPSAGLYPNADSLLSSRSLSSILGAAHVPDLHGFGDTGNSWPVYSSAMPVTPGFGGPSRSEELIIKVLCPFDKIGRVIGKGGGTIKSIRQDSAAHVEVDDTKHDRDECVITITATESPDDLKSMAVEAVLLLQGKINDDDDSIVNMRLLVPSKVIGCIIGKSGSHINEIRKRTKADIRISKGNKPKRADINDELIEVVGEVVSVRDALIQIILRLRDGVLKDKDGHHNPSVGGDSLSSGSTGISMPSIFSSIPPVAPLGYDQRAELGSGLGLLSSSNFYGYGSLSSVGGNGYGSVSSYSSKLYGGPPTPSALEMLVPANAVGKVLGKGGANIANIRKLSGAMIELSETKSSRGDRIALISGTPEQKRTAENMIQALIMAT; translated from the exons ATGGGGGGAAGTGGGAAACGATATCATAACCGGAGGGATTATGATGGTGACAACAAGAATCAGAAGAGACGGTTTAATGATAGAGATGAAAGAGGCAATGATGAATTGGTTGTTTATAGAATCCTATGCCCAGATAATGTTATAGGAAGTGTAATTGGTAAAAGCGGAAAGGTGATCAATTCCATAAGACAAGAGACAAGGGCAAAAATTAAGGTGATGGATCCATTTCCGGGTGCCAAGAATAGGGTTATAACAATCTACTGCTATGTTAAGGAGAAGGAAGATGTCGAGGTTGATGATGAATTCAATGCGAAAGAGCCTTTATGCTCTGCTCAGGATGCGCTTCTCAGGGTTCATGCTGCCATTTCTAATGCAGTTTATACTGCTGAGGAAGCTGACAAGGAGGAATGCCAGATTCTTGTGCCGTCAAGTCAGTCTGCAAATATCATTGGAAAGGCAGGGGCAACAATAAAAAAGTTGAGAAGCAAGACCAGAACTAGCATTAAGGTGATAGCCAAGGACACTAATGACCCAACTCATGCATGTGCAATGGACTTTGACAACTTCCTTCAT ATGAGTGGTGATTCAGAGGCTGTGAAGAAGGCATTATTTGCAGTTTCTACAATCATGTATAAGTTCTCACCTAGGGAAGAGATTTCTCTGGAGACCACCATACCAGACACCCCTCCCAGCATTATTATTCCCTCAGATGTCTCTATTTATCCTTCAGCTGGGTTGTATCCTAATGCAGATTCTCTGCTTTCTTCTAGATCACTTTCTTCGATTTTAGGTGCTGCACATGTTCCTGatcttcacggttttggggacACGGGTAATTCCTGGCCTGTTTATTCTTCTGCCATGCCTGTAACTCCTGGTTTTGGTGGTCCCTCACGATCTGAGGAGTTAATTATAAAAGTTTTGTGCCCCTTTGACAAGATTGGGCGTGTCATTGGCAAGGGAGGGGGTACCATTAAAAGTATAAGGCAAGATAGTGCTGCTCATGTCGAGGTCGATGATACTAAACATGATCGAGATGAGTGCGTCATTACCATCACCGCAACAGAG TCGCCTGATGATTTGAAGTCTATGGCAGTTGAAGCTGTTTTGTTGCTTCAAGGGAAGATAAATGACGACGATGATTCTATTGTTAATATGCGGCTTCTTGTTCCATCTAAAGTTATCGGGTGTATTATTGGAAAAAGTGGTTCACATATAAATGAAATCCGCAAGAGAACTAAAGCTGATATCCGCATATCAAAAGGCAATAAGCCTAAGCGTGCTGACATCAATGATGAACTTATTGAG GTGGTTGGGGAAGTGGTTAGTGTTAGGGATGCACTTATCCAGATAATTCTGAGGCTCAGAGATGGTGTGCTGAAGGATAAGGATGGGCATCATAACCCTTCTGTTGGTGGTGATTCTCTATCTTCTGGCAGTACTGGTATTTCAATGCCATCTATTTTCTCCTCTATTCCACCAGTTGCACCATTGGGCTATGATCAGAGGGCTGAACTTGGAAGTGGATTGGGACTACTTTCTTCAAGCAACTTCTATGGATATGGATCTTTGTCGTCG GTTGGAGGAAATGGCTATGGTTCTGTGTCTTCATATTCATCAAAGCTGTATGGAGG GCCGCCTACACCTTCAGCACTTGAGATGCTGGTCCCTGCTAATGCTGTGGGCAAAGTACTGGGCAAAGGAGGAGCAAATATAGCCAACATTAGAAAG TTATCTGGAGCAATGATAGAGCTTTCTGAAACCAAATCTTCTCGGGGTGATCGAATTGCTCTTATATCTGGCACACCTGAGCAGAAGCGGACTGCTGAGAATATGATTCAGGCGCTTATAATGGCCACCTGA
- the LOC120000401 gene encoding ervatamin-B-like isoform X1 translates to MYSYLQLKLKMASVSHNVSQDAVDWRKYLTVIRDQGHCWCCWAFASTAAIEGAYNIFCPKVFYEVFGEKIFNPSVMHLSVQQLIDSVVIDPTKNRVQRGTGCFTSSPNNAYRWILENGICFDRHYPYLAERGRPKEITAPVLRINGFSRVGQSEEEILKAVAKQPITAGIKFSSALLKFNGDGVYEGPPPDENQKCFGRHAVLVVGYSTTPEGKRYYLIRNSWGEKWGDHGYAKVSREKINDEYLLSQFSYPDVGDQS, encoded by the exons ATGTATTCTTACTTGCAGTTGAAGTTGAAAATGGCTTCAGTCTCACATAATGTATCACAG GATGCTGTTGATTGGAGAAAGTATTTGACTGTAATTCGTGATCAAGGACATTGTT ggTGTTGTTGGGCATTTGCATCTACTGCTGCAATTGAGGGGGCGTATAATATATTCTGTCCTAAGGTCTTTTACGAGGTTTTCGGGGAGAAAATATTCAATCCCTCTGTGATGCATTTGTCTGTTCAGCAGCTAATTGATTCTGTAGTTATAGAtccaacaaaaaatagagtTCAGAGGGGCACTGGCTGTTTCACCTCGTCTCCCAATAATGCATACCGTTGGATTTTGGAGAATGGTATATGCTTTGACCGACATTATCCCTACCTGGCAGAGAGAGGAAGACCTAAAGAAATTACCGCG CCAGTGTTACGGATTAATGGTTTCTCTAGAGTGGGACAGAGTGAGGAAGAAATACTCAAAGCAGTTGCCAAACAACCTATTACGGCGGGGATAAAATTTTCTTCTGCACTGTTAAAATTTAATGGG GATGGTGTTTATGAAGGACCACCTCCGGACGAGAACCAAAAGTGCTTTGGCAGGCATGCGGTTTTAGTAGTTGGATATAGTACTACACCGGAGGGCAAAAGGTACTATCTTATTCGAAATTCATGGGGCGAGAAGTGGGGTGATCATGGCTATGCCAAGGTTAGCCGAGAGAAGATAAATGATGAGTATTTGCTTTCCCAATTTTCTTATCCTGATGTTGGTGATCAGAGTTAA
- the LOC120000401 gene encoding ervatamin-B-like isoform X2, whose amino-acid sequence MASVSHNVSQDAVDWRKYLTVIRDQGHCWCCWAFASTAAIEGAYNIFCPKVFYEVFGEKIFNPSVMHLSVQQLIDSVVIDPTKNRVQRGTGCFTSSPNNAYRWILENGICFDRHYPYLAERGRPKEITAPVLRINGFSRVGQSEEEILKAVAKQPITAGIKFSSALLKFNGDGVYEGPPPDENQKCFGRHAVLVVGYSTTPEGKRYYLIRNSWGEKWGDHGYAKVSREKINDEYLLSQFSYPDVGDQS is encoded by the exons ATGGCTTCAGTCTCACATAATGTATCACAG GATGCTGTTGATTGGAGAAAGTATTTGACTGTAATTCGTGATCAAGGACATTGTT ggTGTTGTTGGGCATTTGCATCTACTGCTGCAATTGAGGGGGCGTATAATATATTCTGTCCTAAGGTCTTTTACGAGGTTTTCGGGGAGAAAATATTCAATCCCTCTGTGATGCATTTGTCTGTTCAGCAGCTAATTGATTCTGTAGTTATAGAtccaacaaaaaatagagtTCAGAGGGGCACTGGCTGTTTCACCTCGTCTCCCAATAATGCATACCGTTGGATTTTGGAGAATGGTATATGCTTTGACCGACATTATCCCTACCTGGCAGAGAGAGGAAGACCTAAAGAAATTACCGCG CCAGTGTTACGGATTAATGGTTTCTCTAGAGTGGGACAGAGTGAGGAAGAAATACTCAAAGCAGTTGCCAAACAACCTATTACGGCGGGGATAAAATTTTCTTCTGCACTGTTAAAATTTAATGGG GATGGTGTTTATGAAGGACCACCTCCGGACGAGAACCAAAAGTGCTTTGGCAGGCATGCGGTTTTAGTAGTTGGATATAGTACTACACCGGAGGGCAAAAGGTACTATCTTATTCGAAATTCATGGGGCGAGAAGTGGGGTGATCATGGCTATGCCAAGGTTAGCCGAGAGAAGATAAATGATGAGTATTTGCTTTCCCAATTTTCTTATCCTGATGTTGGTGATCAGAGTTAA
- the LOC119995873 gene encoding UPF0725 protein At4g29550-like: MASLCTEGRESRLENQSPPDKRPRIESGDGCNKSVCEGGSDDKIPEYDDDDDDMEMPEDVCKEYARQVEESEGFEVDDFSQYSMFNMVTRLEINDYFRNLATPFAELAIKQFNEKENTNFVFVRLLILTSMVVRGVDLYITFEAKDADGQIKTFQALVLLAPGKEEDELKFCRLKPSHTKNQGTTENEQVGKASLCC, encoded by the exons ATGGCGAGCCTCTGCACGGAAGGACGGGAGTCGAGATTGGAGAATCAATCTCCGCCCGACAAAAGGCCTAGAATCGAATCCGGAGACGGTTGCAACAAATCTGTTTGTGAAGGTGGATCCGATGACAAAATACCTGAATACGATGATGACGATGACGATATGGAGATGCCCGAAGACGTATGTAAAGAGTATGCTAGACAGGTTGAGGAGAGCGAG GGTTTTGAGGTCGATGACTTCAGTCAGTACTCTATGTTTAATATGGTTACACGTCTGGAAATTAATGACTATTTTCGCAATTTAGCCACTCCTTTCGCAGAGTTGGCGATAAAGCAGTTCAACGAGAAAGAG AATACGAATTTTGTGTTTGTGAGGCTCTTGATTCTAACCTCAATGGTTGTCCGTGGTGTCGACTTGTATATTACCTTTGAGGCAAAGGATGCTGATGGTCAAATTAAAACCTTCCAAGCTCTAGTGTTGTTAGCGCCCGGAAAAGAGGAAGACGAGTTGAAATTTTGCAGGCTGAAACCCTCACACACCAAAAATCAag GTACTACTGAGAATGAACAGGTTGGCAAGGCATCACTTTGTTGCTGA